The genomic DNA acattacagCAGAAATTTGAAATTGGTCTCATTCACTAATTGTGCACTATTTGACATGTCCATTCAGTCTTGCCAAAATCTAAGTGTGCTTAGGCTGTCAAAATGAATGCTTAGTGCTTTCTTTCATGATAAATTCTGTAAGAATATATGATTGCAGTAGAAAGTAGAAATTACCGTAAAAATCATAATTAGAACAATGattacttgttttattttttcttgttcaaTGCACTAATTCATGaatattctttaaaaaataatgtctAGAAATGTAATGATctttttgatttcatttcttgACTTGAAAATTCAACTAACTATTGTGTACTTATTTCGAGAAATCTATAGTCCAATACTCAGAATAAATTTAATTTAGGTTTATGCATTAAAAGTGTTTTCATTACAGTTAACCCAAAATGTTTGTATTCCAACACTAACCTTAAAAAGAGACCAATaagattattattaatattaatatgaatcaagcatttattatttgttataaCTGAGGTAATTAAATGCTAAGGGATAAGATAAAATGGATGATAAGATAAAAggaataaaatgttattttggtAATCATCACCCTCAAGTTGTTCTAAACCTATTTCTTTGTTCTGTTGAACACAAAAGAAGATATTTTCAAGAATGTTGGTAACCAGTTTCTTGTCCCTACTGACTTCCATAGTGTTGTTATTTCATACTATGTCCATACTATGTCAATGGGGACCAGCAACTGTTTGGTTATCAACATTATTTTGTTCAAAAGAAATTCATACAGGTTTATAAGAGTGAGCAACTTAAGAGTGAGCAATTGATTAGAGAATTTACATTTTTGGTTGAACTGTTCATTTATGAATTTACAAAAATGCAAATTGAACCACCAATCATATCATAAGGCATACCTTTTGACATTCCTTGATAACATTCTGAAGTTCTTCTTCTGCAACCTTaattctgaaaaagaaaatatacaataaagaaaatagaaattgCTTATTGCTATATTTGAACTCTAAGTGAACTGCTATTAACACGATAAAGATGTGATCACTTATAAAGATGTTTATTGATCAGTAATAAGCAGATTAGACATAGCCTAGCTACATTCCCTGTTTAAAAGAGCCAACTCCAACTCCAGATCATTCATTTGGGAGCCAGAGTACCTTATGGTATGGTAATTTATAAAGATCATTTTTTCCTTACAATTTTCATTGTGGCTATTAATTACATTTGATAAAATTTACTTAGAATGATGTTTATACCATTGTTTTAAGCAACTGCATGTCCTATTTTTACAAGAACATAAGCTGAAAACACTAATTGAAAATCCTTCAATGCTATTCTGGAGTATTAAGCCCCAAATGTCTATTACACATTGGCTTTGTTTATtcttgataaaaaacaaacaaacatcttaaGCATGCAGTGGACAATTATTTGCCACTTTGAACGATTACATAATTGTGGCATCCTTAGTGATTGCCACTAGATTTATTGATTGTGCGGCCCTATGGCATTCGTTAATGTTAACCCCTGGAGGGTCTtagaaaaatgcatacactatcgGTCTTAGAGCCACAaatcgaccacgcccaaaaaagcgctataaaaaaatttatatattaatattttttatatatatatatatatatatttatatattttatatattaatatattaaaaaaaaaaaagcaccctctCATGGTCCTAGGGACCAAAAAATGGTCCCGCACGATcagcccgctgttttccagcagaggtcaaatgtgaagcaagggcgccacccggtggacaaataaaaaaattacaactctaaggccAGTACTGCAAGCGGAAGCGGAAGCATTACCGATCACGATCGATTTGACCGTAATTTTTCTGgcgtgaaaaatagcgtttataatgggtttcaatggggGCACAAATCGACCACTAGCTAGGTCCGATAGCGTAAGTTTATCGCTAGCTTAGCCACTGAAGCTAATTTCCGGAAGTCATACTGAAATTTTAACAGTAAATGTGACCGaacttttttttgcagactttcgctatattccattcaacactgtgcaaatggCATGTAATCGAAATTTGAAAAAGCCACAAATCGACCCTAAGACCCTCCAGGGGTTTTAAAGAGTGAGGGATATTACATTACCAACACACCTTTCTTTTTGTGCCCATCTCCGTTTGGTTCTTGAAGGAATTTCCTCTTCAGGATCAGTTAGATAACGTTTATACGGAATCCTTTCAGGAGGCTCGCTCATTTTGACTCACACGTGACCTGTTGATGACATTAAAATCACATTGAAGAAAACATCGAGGATTGTAAAACAGAAACTGCAacatataaaataaatgtagtgAAATATATGCTTACCGAGCAGTTTTCCAGGGAGTTCGCAAAATTTCAGCGTCTTCTTCCGCGAGCGTCTGCACACGCAATGGAGACCttaacaaaaactttaaaaacttaAACGTAAAGTCCCAAAAACGTCCGTCTTTGTACGTCACAGGATTAATCGAAAAAAAGGTACTTAAAACAATATAATATGTTTTTTCTATGAAATCTATGCTCGCCAGAGATTATTCAAAAAATGCAGCGTCTTCGTTCTAGATCTGTAGGTTGTGTGAAAGTGTAAAGGTTAATGAGCGGAGCAGAGTATGCGCATGCGCGTTGCCATTGTgctttttataaataaagataaaataaaaagtaaatattgaaatattccCAAACATGTGCAATGAACGcgcaaaaaatattaataatagtaataaaaaaaattattagttgttgtttcttccccccccctccccccctttttttttgaaATATAACCGACGTTTGAGGCGCGAAAGGCCGATATACAGACGGGAAGACACAAGCGGATAATGTTCGCGTTAATTAAGTGGTCGGAAGATGGAAAGTTCTCAATTCTGCCGACTGAACACATTCGGGATTTTGATGAGGAGGAATACTTAAACGGTTTGGAGGAAAAGGACATTTATTTGGTGGAGTGGCGACAAGGCGCCAAGGAGCCAAAAGGCGGGTGGCCGGTCTATGAAGCCTCCATCATTAAGCTAGCAGGTGCCTTTTCTCCAGTATAATATTACTTTATTGTCGCTTATTTGTTAATCAAAATATGTAACTTAATTATATTATGATGTACTTTagccttttttattattattctgcctCCTCAGAAAGGGAAAAAACTTTGCAAACAAAGCTTAAGGAAATCGAAGAACAACTACCCAAGCCAGAGGTGCTTAAGAGAAAAAGTAAACCTTCTATGAAACTCCTTGAGGCCACAGAGGTCACAGACGAACCGGCAGCTAAGAAAAAGGTGAGTGTTCGCCgcgtacacacacagacatatatactaatatatatatatacctgttttgtgtatatatatatgtatgtgtaaccccccccccaacattTTGAGATCATTCCTTCATACAGAAGGTGGCTTTTAAAGAGagagttttttgtttcatttcttaGGCATACCCAACAGACCAACAAAACGATCTAAAGTTATGGAATGAAAAGAAACTTGAACATCTACAGCGTGTCATTAATCAGTTGAGAGAAGAGAACTCGAATCTAAAAAGAGAGAACGataggctgaaaaatgaaatactTGAAAGTAAGTACTGTACTATtgcatgttttatgtgtgtgtttacacttgtCATATACAATAACTATCAAAACCTATTCACATTTAATTTCACTTTCACAGAAATCCCACCTCTCCTTCAGGCTACACAGCATTTAATTACCAAGGTtagaaacaaagcacagttATCCTTCATTAATAATCACTAATTACAATGTTCCACATTTCCTTgcctttttaatcattttgagaccttttggagtttttttggggttgtttAGCAGTAATGTTTGTGCCTATTTATTTTAGCCCATGAAAATGAATGCAGATCTTCCTGACGTAAGTAAAATCTAATTAATTTTTTGTCATTACCATTAattttgttgctttgttgtttttgtgcagtttgcaaTCATATAAACCTAACAAGCATCAGTCAGCAGTGTGCCTAACCTAAACAGATTCTTGCTTTATTCACATATGTAGTTATATGTACTTGTACATTGTACCTAGGGTTGCGACGACTTGGCACCGCCCCATTGTTGTGACAGCCCTGATTGTACTTGTACACTGCATcggaacagggaacagtctgccacattaatgtatttttaaatgacttGTTTCTAATACATCAGTTTTTCTCTTACAGATGTCAAAGTCTCAACCTGATGCTGCCCTCCCTCATCCTCCTAAAGTAAGTATtagttgttgtggttttttacgCAGTGTCTGTGTCACGTGATATTATGTCACATGCTAAGCATAACTATTGAAATAATAACTGTTTTATAACAGATTTTCCCAAACACTAGCTATGTTTGTTGTCATTCAGACCAGTACTACTGGTTAGACATTGCTTAATAAGGATTGTGTTTTtttagctgccatcaccagtgtgtgaatgggttgatgactgaatgtgtaaagcgctttggggtccttagggactagcgctatacaaatacaggccatttaccatataatTGATATTCCCGATTAATTTCTCATCTCTGATTGaatgcctttgtttgtttgcctttttttgaCCATAACAAGACATTTTTGCAGGATATATATGGTGAATTTATATGCATAGATACAGTCGTAGTGCTTGACACATGCACAGAGCAGTAGATGGACTAGTAGGGAAATAATTACAATCATGATGTTGATTGCTGAtgtcagtatatatattttagaggaatgttttgtttttcacccaaAATGAACTATATTCTTCAGAAGAGATTTTTTACCCCACTGGATTCTtatatattgttgttttttttgcttgtttgtttgtttgttttttctccagaaCATGTATGCTGTACCTATTTACTTGAATTGTATAGATATACATGACTTACAAGGTTTAGATTGTTGTGCAACATTGTCACATTCTGATATTTATTCAGTGGTTTTATGGCAGTCAAtgttatgtgtattttttttaatctttaaatatTCTCCTTTATAGGTGCCCAACTCTTCATGCAAAGCGTCTGGGGATTCTAAAGTAAGTATTTTTGATTCTGCTTTGTTCCACCGCGAAATGTCAATCTTTCTTATTAAAGTGTAAAGACTCAATCATCTAAGTTATTCTGAGTTCTTCCTTCTTTCATTTAGTTTACCAGTAATACTCTGTCTGTAACAACATTGTTGACTTCATAtgtatgtgtttatttatttaaagggtTCCAGTGATGCTGAATATGTAAGTAATTTTGCTGAGAATTTAGGTAGGTGCAAactcaaatgtgttttttaaaaacaatttatatTGAAACACTCTTTTTATGTGATTGCAACCACAGGTGGAGTTAGCACATGCTACAGGGGTAAAAATTCTGAAACATCAGTGGGCTACTGCTCTTCAGGCCCAAACACCCACTTCAATGGTGCGTGTTCTTCTGATGGCCGTCTTCCCACTGGAGGTTTTGATCCAGAGCAATTTAAAAGGTAAACAGCTTTGAAACTTAGTTCCAATGGTTAGCTAATAGTATTTTAAAAAGCCTACTTCTCTGTCACCAGTTTCTTTACCAAAAAGCATAATATTGTAGTTCAAATGTTTAGATGAACAAAGATCAGATTTTTGGAAATTTAACTAGCCAGACACTCAAATGTTAATGCTTTTTATAGGAGGACACAGCAAAACAGACATCGGCGCAGAGCGAAGAACTGCCCTTGATAAAGAAACCATGACAGCCATATATAGTAAGTGAAGACTGTGTATCT from Maylandia zebra isolate NMK-2024a linkage group LG15, Mzebra_GT3a, whole genome shotgun sequence includes the following:
- the LOC143412801 gene encoding uncharacterized protein LOC143412801, translated to MFALIKWSEDGKFSILPTEHIRDFDEEEYLNGLEEKDIYLVEWRQGAKEPKGGWPVYEASIIKLAEREKTLQTKLKEIEEQLPKPEVLKRKSKPSMKLLEATEVTDEPAAKKKAYPTDQQNDLKLWNEKKLEHLQRVINQLREENSNLKRENDRLKNEILEKIPPLLQATQHLITKPMKMNADLPDMSKSQPDAALPHPPKVPNSSCKASGDSKGSSDAEYVELAHATGVKILKHQWATALQAQTPTSMVRVLLMAVFPLEVLIQSNLKGGHSKTDIGAERRTALDKETMTAIYMAVRKRFPNVSRGALGIAVNSKLGELRLLEKKKKVTF